The sequence GAAGATCTCTATGAGGTAGGGCGCGAACTTTTTGACCTTGGATCTGAACAGGTCGCTGAAATCTGTGCAGGAGTCGAGGAGGAGACAAAAGAGGTTGCCGAAGGGCTTGGCATAAAGGTGTCTCCTCCATCAGAGAAGGCCAGTAAGCAGTTCTCAGAATCTAGAGGCCCTGAGCGTGATCTGCAGCAGCAGGTAAAAAATTATTCTCTGCTGCATGGCTTTCTTGAAAATTTGGTAGCAGCAGAGAACAGGGACGTCATTTTAAAAGCTATAGAGCAGGCTATCAATATTCTTTTTGATATTGAAACCGTATTCTTTTTTTTACACGACTTCGAACAACAACAATTGTATGGCAGAGCTTCGACCCTAAACCGTTATTCTGAGCAGTTGCAGAAGCTTATTTTTTCCACAGAACAGGGAAAAAGTCTTCTGGTAAAATCAATGCTTGAAAAACGGTCAATTTCCATCACGCAGAAAGCTGAATTCCAGATGGAGAGTCGTGTGGATTCTCAACTGTTTGATCTAGTAGGTGGTAAAGGCATGCTGTATTTCCCAATGACTGCCCAGAACAGATCAGTTGGCGTGATGGTTTTCGGAGTCGATGGTTCAACCGGGAAAGAATTGCTGAATGAGTCGGAATACGATCTTGTCCAATTGTTGGCCAATCAGGCTGCAATGTCTCTTTATCTGGATGAAGTGAAAAGAAGGCACGCGGAAAAGATTCATGAAGCCCGTCTGGATGCAGCCTCCATGGCAGCTGCCAAAGTTGTCCATGAAGTTAATAATCCACTTGGTATTATTAGAAATTACTTGAAAATTGTTGAGATGAAATTACCAGCAACGGGTGCACTGCAAGATGAATTCACTGTTCTGGATGAAGAAATAACTCGTATCTCAATGATTGTTCAGCAACTGGATGCCTTTTCAACCTCAAACAAACGTACTTACGAGTTGATTGACATCAATGACTTACTATCTGGGGTATTGAGTGTTCTTTCCAGATCCGTTTTTTACTCTTCCAATCTTCAGGTACACTTTATGCCGGATCCTGACCTGCCGGACATCATGGCGGATGCCGGAGCTATAAAACAAATTGCAATCAATCTACTTAAAAATGCTGCAGAGGCGATGACTGATGGTGGCAATGTGTATGTTGCTACCAGCTCACGTTGTATGGATGAATTTGCTGAATTCCACACAGCTGATAAAAAAAGTCACTGTATCGAGCTCACAATTCGAGATGATGGCCCTGGAGTGTCTGAGAAGATACTGGGTCAGTTGTTTGATCCTTTTACCAGTACAAAGGGAAAAGGGCATTCGGGCCTGGGACTTTCTGTTGTTAATTCACTGGTGACAGAAATGAATGGAGTGGTGACGTGCAGGAGCAATAGAACAGATGGAACTCTTTTTTGTATTACTTTGCCAATAAGGCAAAACTCTGACAGTTAATTTATGTGCATTGCGTTTTAGACACTCAAAACTTCAGGAACTGGGGCGGGTGTTGTTTTCTATACAGTACAAAAGGTGTCAAGATGAATGATTCAGCACGGATTCTTCTTGTTGATGATGAACCACGGTTTTGTGAAAGTCTTTCTCAGATTCTTAGCTTGTCTGGCTATAATGTGACCATTTCGTATACAGGTAAAGAGGCCGTTGAGCTTCTGGAGGGTAATACCTTTGATCTCTTGCTTCTGGACGTAGTGTTGCCGGATATGCCTGGCTATCAAATAATGGATAGCCTTAAGGATGAGGATTTGGGGACAGCAACAATTATGCTGACCGGGAATGCCACAGTGGAGACGGCAATAGAGGCATTGAAAAAAGGAGCTTATGATTACCTGAAAAAACCGCTTGATCATGAGCTCCTTTTTAATACCATTCGTAAGGCAATGAAACATAGCCGTTTGGAAAAGGAACTGAAGATCAGCGAAGAACGATCTAAAACGCTGGCAGAAGCTTCCTGGGAGGGCATTGCAATTCATTCTAATGGTCGTTTGCTGGATGGCAATGAACAGTTTTTTGAGATGTTTGGTTATCAGCCTGCAGAGCTTCTTGATAAAGAAATTCCTGAGAAAATCTTATCTGGCACTGTCATTGCTGAGGTGAGTTTAAGAATTAAAAAAAAATCTTTGGATGTTATAAATCACTGGGCCTTAGAAAAGATGGAACGGAGTTTCCTATTGAAATCAGTAGTCGACGAATAACGTACAAGGGAGAAGAAGCTCGTGTTTGTGCTATTCGGGATATAAGTCAAAGAGTAAGGGCTGATCAGGAAAAGCTCGAGCTCCAAAAGCAATTAGCCATTACCAGTAAAATGGAAACATTGGGCTTGATGGCCGGGTCAGTTGCTCATGATTTAAATAACATTTTATCCGGGATAGTTACCCTGCCGGAGCTCTTGCTGATGCAAATGGGAGATGAACATGAATATCGTGATACTATCCAACTCATACAGGAGGCAGGCAAGGAAGCGGCTTCTGTAGTTTCGGATTTAATAACAGTAGCCAGAGGAGCTACTGCTGAAAAAGAAGTTTGTAACCTGAATACTGTCGTCGAGAGCTTAATTACAAAAATAAAGAAAAAACAAATGGATCGCCGCCTGGAAGGTGTTGCTATCAATGTTTGTTGTGAACCTGGACTCCCAAACAGCTATTGCTCAGTGGTTCATATTAATAAAGTCCTGATGAATTTGATTGGTAATGCAGCAGAGGAGATGGAAGGAAAAGGGACGATTGTTGTCCGTACCAAAAATGTTTTCGTTGAAGAGCCCCGTTTAGGGTATGAGATTATTGAAGCGGGAGAATATATTGTTGTCAGCATAACGGATAGTGGCTCCGGTATAAAAGAGGAAGATATAAAGAAAATATTTGAACCCTTTTATTCAAAAAAGGCGATGGGGAGAAGTGGAACGGGCCTTGGATTGGCAATAGTCTGGAATACTGTACATGATCATGATGGGTTTATTGATTTAACAAGCGATGAAAGTGGTACTACTTTTGATCTTTATTTTCCTACAACAAAAGCAGGTGTCAGGAGTGAAAGTTCACAGTTGTCTATCAGTAACTTTAAGGGAAATGGAGAGAGCATTCTTGTGATAGATGATCAGGAGAAGCAACAGGAAATAGCCAGGAAAATTCTGACTGCTCTTGGATACAAGGCGTACACCGTAGGCAGTGGTGAAGAGGCAATCGCCTATATTAAGCAGTATCCGGTGGATTTGCTTATCCTTGATATGATAATGAATAAGGGTATTAATGGTCGCAAGACATACGAGGAAATTTTAAAAATTAATCCAAAGCAGAAAGCCATCATTGCCAGCGGTTTTGCAGAAAACAATGAGGTTAAGCAGACAATTATTCTAGGAGCAAGTCAATTTGTCAGGAAACCCTATGCATTGACTCAGATAGGACAGGCAGTGAGGCAGGCGTTGTTGTAAAAAAACTAAAACTCACCTTCACTCCCTTTGTCGAAAGGTGACAGGCGGGAGTGAAAAGTGTGCAGTAACGTTTGTTATTTCGATTTTTCCGCAAGTTTTGCCTGCAGGAGATCACCAAATGTTCCAAGAGTTGACGGTTGTTCTTTGTTGCTTTTCTGGAAACTTTCGACCAACTTTTCCTCTGCTTTTTGATCGTCTTCAGGGCCGACATAATCAGAAGGAACAAGGCTGATACGTTTTTCGACGGTATCAATACTTTCTATCTGAACTTCAATTTCCTGTCCCTCTTCAAGAACTTCACGTGGATGATTGATGCGTCGTCCTTTGCCAAGCTTGGAAATATGAATCAGTCCATCTATTCCGGGTGCTAGGGTAACAAAGGCACCAAACTGAGCCAGCCGGGCCACTTTTCCGGTGAGGATCTGTCCACCACTGAGCTTCGCGGCGGCCTGTTCCCATGGGTCTTCCAGGGTCTCTTTGATGCTGAGAGTGATACGGTTATTGTCCCAGTCCAGTTTTTTTATAACCACACTGACCTTTTGATCCACTGCATAAAAGTCATTGATGTTCTCAATCCTGCTCCAGCCGATTTCTGAGATAGGCACAAGCCCATCAACGCCACCAATATCAACAAAGGCACCAAAGTCACGAATGGAGGTAATAATCCCGGTCAGCGTGTCACCCTCTGCAAGTGTCTCCTGTAATGCATCACGGAGTTTTTCCCGCTCCTGTTCAAGAAGGGCACGGGCTGAGACCACAATGTTTCTGCCATTTTCTTCATAGCTGGTTATGAGAAAGTTCATCCTCTGGTCAATATATTCGGCTGCCGCATCTTCAACACGACGCAGTCCCATTTGGGAGTAGGGACAAAAGGCGCGGATGGAACCACCAAGAGTGATTTCAAAACCACCCTTAATCTCTTCCTTGACAACACCTTCAACGGGGATGCCGCTGCGGCATGCTTCTCCAAGGTGTTCCGTGTTTTTTCCGGAGCCTATGCTGATGGTAAAGAGCTGGGCTCCTCCCTTGGTTTGCAAAAAATAGACATCGAGTTTGTCACCAACTGCCGGGCTACTCTCGCCATCGGTGCTCTGTATCTCCGAAGCATCAAGAATACCCTCACTTTTTCCTCCGCAATCGAGAAAAATGGATTCTCCGCTGATCCCCACGATGGTTGCTGTGATCTTCTCACCGGGGTTCAGACGACGGATGGATTTGGATTCACTTTCCTGGAAAAGTTCGGCAAAACTGGCATTCTCTTCTGACATGTTGATAACCTGTTGGTTGAGTCTTGATTTGGATGTTGCTGGAAAATATTCTGGCATTGTACTTTTTTATCAAAAAGAAGGAAAGAGAGAAATCAGCGCTTAATGGCAAGCGCCAGAAACTGATTTTCTTCCTGAAAGATCAGTTTCTTGCTGCAGAGATCCTGTAAAAAGCCTCTCAGCGTGTCTTCTTTGATTGTTGGAAATTCCTGATTGATCTCGTCAAGGCTGCGAATCCTTTGGCAGAAAAGATAAATTTTCCTGGAGGCACCCTGTAATCTGTGCTGCAGTGTGGAACCGTCCAGCTGTTCCTGACGTATAAGGAGAAAAGTCATGCCATCCCGATAGCTGAGGGGCGGGTGTGCAGTATTACGTTTATCGTGAAATTTCTTCCAGTTGCTGATTTTTTTGATAACTTCCTGCCACTGCTTATGTTGACGGCCCCTGTCACCACGGTAACCCTTGATAAGCATGTTGAGATTCCGGAGGATTTCTTTAGGAAAGAGTTTTTTGTTCTTTGGATGCTGGGTTACTGCAAGAATCCCATAGCTTCCGGGATCTTTTGCAACAGGTGAGCCATGACCGAGAAAAAAAGAGGCAGGGGCAAGAGGTGCGTAGGGGAGGACAAAATCCAGGTTGTTCAGGGTTTCTTCTACTTCGGTCATGGAGCTGCCAGGGAATTCAACTATCAGATTTCCATCAAGCTGAATGCCGGCCTCGGCACTCTGGCGCATGGCGGCTATGTTTTCAATGGCAGTGGTTCCCTTTTTCATTCTTTTGAGCAGACTGGTGGAAAGTGATTCGATACCCACCTGAATGGTGGTGAGGCCGCCTCTGCGATAGTTGCGAGGGGTGTCTGGATCTGTAATAACACGTACCTCGGCAAAGAAACTGTAATCACACCTTTCATGGGCCAGGGTGTTGAAAAAACTGTCGGCCTCCTTTGGTGGCAGGGCATTGTCCGTAAAACAGAAATCAAGACATTTATGCCGCGTACTTTGCTGTCGCACTTCTCTGAGCATGCTGTCTGCCTGTTTCCAGCGGTAGCCGCGCCACTGGAGATTCAGGTTGCAGAATGTACATTTATTCCACCAGCATCCCCTGGAAAATTCAATGGGGAGAATGGGTACGAATGGCTGAGTGGGAAAGGTATGCGTCATTTCCCGAAAGTAGGGGCCGTAATCCGGTACCGGTAGAGTGTTCAAATCTGAAATGCCAGGGCAACTGCTGCTGATATGTGCTGCTGTTTTCAGGCTGAAGACCTGGGGTGGTAAGGTGCTTGTGTCTCCTGCAGAATGGAGCGTATGACAGAGTTGTGCCAGATTATTCTCGCCCTCACCACTGATAACGAAATCGATCTGGGAAAAACCATGGAGGAGGGATACCCCAATTTCGCCGACACAGCCGGAGCCACCGAAGACTATAGGCAGGTCTGGACAGCGTTTTTTTATTCTATCCGCCGCTGTGAGTGATGAGATCAGTTGGTTAAAACAGACGGAGAATCCAATGAGATCATAGGCTGCAAGGTCCAGGCTGTCGAGCCACCGTTCCAGGGCATCGTCGAGGAGCTGTACGTATCTATCGAAATCAAGGTCTTTAAGACCTTTTTCCCTGCGGCAGCTTTCATAAAAGAGTTGTTCAGCCTGATTCTTCTGTTTAGGAAAAAGCAGGGGGCTGTACAGTGCCTCACCAGCCCAGCTGTTTTTTGCGAGATAGTGGTAGGTTTCGGTACCAATGGCAGCGGCGGCATTGAGGTAGGGATGGAAAAGGCTTGTTACAATGGAACCGTTTTCTCTGGTGTCGAGCCAGGATTTGAGTGCGGCAAGCTGGATGGAGGGACGATTAAAAATCGACCAGGGCATAGAGACCAGTCCCAGCCGAAAGGGAGTTGCTTGTTCCATTATTGATTGATGATCTCTGTACCTTCCGGTGGATTGAAATGAAAGAGTTGTTCCATAAGCTCGGTATTGTCTCTGTCAAGAGTATTGACCAGAAGATTACTGAAATTAAGAACAGTCAGCGTGTCGAAATGATCCAGTATTTCTATACGTCGAATAAGGGAATCATCGGTCACCCAGAGATGAATTTCGGCGACCTGAGACTGTTTTGCTTTGGGAATCAATTTGATGATAGTGGTCTGGTCTTCGGGACTCAGGGTCAGATCGGGGGGGAGGACAGTGAAATCCTCAAGCAGATCACCGGATCCTGTGAAAAAAGAATAGGTCAGATCCTGCTGCAGAGCAGAAGCCGGGCTGATGATCATCTGGGCCATGGAGGCAAAATACATTGAAAATGTGACACCGTCGCTCACCAGCACCTGTTTTTCGGGAGTTGAATAGTTCCAGCGCATTTTACCATTATTCTCACCTGGAGCATTGCTTTTCAAAAAGAAGGCCTGGCCGCTTCCCTTTTTGGGGCGTCCACTGAGCTGGCCTCTGGTGTCCTGATTGAAGTCAAAAGTAAATGAGTAGATAGTGTCGTAGCGCTTCTGCAGTCGTGAGGCGACTTCCTCAGGTGTTTCTGCCGCATTTACCAAAGAGGGCAGGAGCAGGGTGGTGAAAAAGAGAAAGGTAAAAAGAGAGAGTCTGGCTGCCTGGAAAGTTTTCATGCAATAATTAGCTCCATTGGACGGGAAAATATACGCTCGGCAACTGGTCGGGCTGTTTCTGTACTGTCAGAGACATAGTATCTGTGACTGGCATTTCCATTCTTCGATATGATATTCGGGTTACTGAGAAGGAATTCTTTTACATAGTGAGCGGTTTCAATGGAAGAGTCAATGAGTTTAACCCGTTTACCGATCCGTGGTTGAATCAGATTCTTTAGTAGAGGGTAGTGGGTACAGCCAAGTACCAGTGTGTCGATTTGTCTGTTTTTAAACGGGGCAAGATAGCGACGGAGAATCATTTTTGTTTCCCGCTTATTCAGCCAGCCTTCTTCAACAAGTGGTACAAGAAGGGGACATATCTCCTGGAAGACTTTACAGTCTGGTTGCCTGGCAAGAATTGTTTTTTGGTAGATGTCACTTCTGACTGTGGCCCTGGTGCCGATAACTCCGATTCTGCCGTTTTGACTTGATGAAATAGCACGGTTGGCCGCCGGAGTGATCACCTCAATGATAGGGACGCTAAATTTTTCCCGAAGGGT comes from Desulfocapsa sulfexigens DSM 10523 and encodes:
- a CDS encoding RiPP maturation radical SAM C-methyltransferase; amino-acid sequence: MEQATPFRLGLVSMPWSIFNRPSIQLAALKSWLDTRENGSIVTSLFHPYLNAAAAIGTETYHYLAKNSWAGEALYSPLLFPKQKNQAEQLFYESCRREKGLKDLDFDRYVQLLDDALERWLDSLDLAAYDLIGFSVCFNQLISSLTAADRIKKRCPDLPIVFGGSGCVGEIGVSLLHGFSQIDFVISGEGENNLAQLCHTLHSAGDTSTLPPQVFSLKTAAHISSSCPGISDLNTLPVPDYGPYFREMTHTFPTQPFVPILPIEFSRGCWWNKCTFCNLNLQWRGYRWKQADSMLREVRQQSTRHKCLDFCFTDNALPPKEADSFFNTLAHERCDYSFFAEVRVITDPDTPRNYRRGGLTTIQVGIESLSTSLLKRMKKGTTAIENIAAMRQSAEAGIQLDGNLIVEFPGSSMTEVEETLNNLDFVLPYAPLAPASFFLGHGSPVAKDPGSYGILAVTQHPKNKKLFPKEILRNLNMLIKGYRGDRGRQHKQWQEVIKKISNWKKFHDKRNTAHPPLSYRDGMTFLLIRQEQLDGSTLQHRLQGASRKIYLFCQRIRSLDEINQEFPTIKEDTLRGFLQDLCSKKLIFQEENQFLALAIKR
- the murI gene encoding glutamate racemase: MIGIFDSGVGGMTVAHAVEQLLPDYSLVYYGDIARSPYGPKSPKTIIDYSIHNTEFLLDKGAELIIIACNSASSVATETLREKFSVPIIEVITPAANRAISSSQNGRIGVIGTRATVRSDIYQKTILARQPDCKVFQEICPLLVPLVEEGWLNKRETKMILRRYLAPFKNRQIDTLVLGCTHYPLLKNLIQPRIGKRVKLIDSSIETAHYVKEFLLSNPNIISKNGNASHRYYVSDSTETARPVAERIFSRPMELIIA
- a CDS encoding HDOD domain-containing protein; protein product: MDNKNPIYARLQKSKHLPSLPQVLLKLVETCDNDEMALSELSEIISKDASICSRVLTLVNSSYFNLNSTVINIDQAVVYLGADTIKNIAITASVQQIFNKFRQNEHLSMERFWWNSLTSAIYAKRIAKEICYENSEEAYLAGLIHNLGELLLWMNFPEECIAIQSKNKNTILQCSKEEEQIGINHCDAGAWLVKQWKLNSLIADAVLYHHTSLEQVKGNPPLVKIVCLADQCCQAGEAGSEDLYEVGRELFDLGSEQVAEICAGVEEETKEVAEGLGIKVSPPSEKASKQFSESRGPERDLQQQVKNYSLLHGFLENLVAAENRDVILKAIEQAINILFDIETVFFFLHDFEQQQLYGRASTLNRYSEQLQKLIFSTEQGKSLLVKSMLEKRSISITQKAEFQMESRVDSQLFDLVGGKGMLYFPMTAQNRSVGVMVFGVDGSTGKELLNESEYDLVQLLANQAAMSLYLDEVKRRHAEKIHEARLDAASMAAAKVVHEVNNPLGIIRNYLKIVEMKLPATGALQDEFTVLDEEITRISMIVQQLDAFSTSNKRTYELIDINDLLSGVLSVLSRSVFYSSNLQVHFMPDPDLPDIMADAGAIKQIAINLLKNAAEAMTDGGNVYVATSSRCMDEFAEFHTADKKSHCIELTIRDDGPGVSEKILGQLFDPFTSTKGKGHSGLGLSVVNSLVTEMNGVVTCRSNRTDGTLFCITLPIRQNSDS
- a CDS encoding response regulator; this encodes MNDSARILLVDDEPRFCESLSQILSLSGYNVTISYTGKEAVELLEGNTFDLLLLDVVLPDMPGYQIMDSLKDEDLGTATIMLTGNATVETAIEALKKGAYDYLKKPLDHELLFNTIRKAMKHSRLEKELKISEERSKTLAEASWEGIAIHSNGRLLDGNEQFFEMFGYQPAELLDKEIPEKILSGTVIAEVSLRIKKKSLDVINHWALEKMERSFLLKSVVDE
- a CDS encoding LolA family protein, with the translated sequence MKTFQAARLSLFTFLFFTTLLLPSLVNAAETPEEVASRLQKRYDTIYSFTFDFNQDTRGQLSGRPKKGSGQAFFLKSNAPGENNGKMRWNYSTPEKQVLVSDGVTFSMYFASMAQMIISPASALQQDLTYSFFTGSGDLLEDFTVLPPDLTLSPEDQTTIIKLIPKAKQSQVAEIHLWVTDDSLIRRIEILDHFDTLTVLNFSNLLVNTLDRDNTELMEQLFHFNPPEGTEIINQ
- a CDS encoding ATP-binding protein, whose translation is MAGSVAHDLNNILSGIVTLPELLLMQMGDEHEYRDTIQLIQEAGKEAASVVSDLITVARGATAEKEVCNLNTVVESLITKIKKKQMDRRLEGVAINVCCEPGLPNSYCSVVHINKVLMNLIGNAAEEMEGKGTIVVRTKNVFVEEPRLGYEIIEAGEYIVVSITDSGSGIKEEDIKKIFEPFYSKKAMGRSGTGLGLAIVWNTVHDHDGFIDLTSDESGTTFDLYFPTTKAGVRSESSQLSISNFKGNGESILVIDDQEKQQEIARKILTALGYKAYTVGSGEEAIAYIKQYPVDLLILDMIMNKGINGRKTYEEILKINPKQKAIIASGFAENNEVKQTIILGASQFVRKPYALTQIGQAVRQALL
- the rpsA gene encoding 30S ribosomal protein S1, which encodes MSEENASFAELFQESESKSIRRLNPGEKITATIVGISGESIFLDCGGKSEGILDASEIQSTDGESSPAVGDKLDVYFLQTKGGAQLFTISIGSGKNTEHLGEACRSGIPVEGVVKEEIKGGFEITLGGSIRAFCPYSQMGLRRVEDAAAEYIDQRMNFLITSYEENGRNIVVSARALLEQEREKLRDALQETLAEGDTLTGIITSIRDFGAFVDIGGVDGLVPISEIGWSRIENINDFYAVDQKVSVVIKKLDWDNNRITLSIKETLEDPWEQAAAKLSGGQILTGKVARLAQFGAFVTLAPGIDGLIHISKLGKGRRINHPREVLEEGQEIEVQIESIDTVEKRISLVPSDYVGPEDDQKAEEKLVESFQKSNKEQPSTLGTFGDLLQAKLAEKSK